Part of the Subtercola frigoramans genome, TCACCAGCGAGGGCGGAACACTGCGCAGCGAGTTCTCGACGATTCGCGTGAAGAACGCGATGCCGGCGACCGACATTGGCACGACGGCAGCCGCGATACCGATGTTCGTACCAGTGATGAGCCGGGTGAACGGAATGATCGCGACCATCAAAATGAGAAACGGCAGCGACCGCCCGACACTCACGATCCAGCTGAGCGCGCTGTGCAGGGCAGGGTTCGGAAAGAGACCGTCACGGGCGAGGTTGTGGATTATCGCCCCGAGTGGCACGCCGACGACCACGACGATCGCCATCACGATGCCCACCATGATCAGGGTCTCGCCGAGCGCAGGCAGCACGAGGGCGGGGATCTGCGCGAGCGGCACGTCGTTGTTGGCGAGCACGGCGCTCGCGAGAGTCGCGGCGCTCATGCGGCGAACTCCTTCTCAGAATCCGCTGCGTTAGTAGCGGCGGAGCTGCTGCCCGCTGGTTGACTAGCGGCGGAGCTGCGTATCGAAACCTCGGTGTCGTGCGCGGGGGTTTCGACACGGACTTCGGCCTGCGAAACCGGCGACTCCGCAGGCGTGAGCCGGGCATCCAGACCCAACCGCCGGGCGGCATCGACGACGGCCTGCTGGCTCGAGGCGCGGAGCCCCACACTCGCGTGCCCGACGATGGCGCCGTTGATGGTCTCGATGGAGGCGCCGAGGAGCGAGACGGGCGTCGAGAGTTCGGTTGAGAGTCGAGTGACCCAGTCCGCGGGAACCCCCGCCGAGGTGTAACTGACGAACCAGGTGGTCTCGTCGACGGCTGCCTCGAGTGCGGGCTTCGCCGGGTTGAGCGCCTTACCCAGATCGGAAGCCGGGTCACGCAGCAGGTCGACGACACGGCCCGATTCGACGATGTGGCCGTGGTCGAGGCGGGCGACGGAGTCGGCGACCTGCAGGACGGTCTGCATCTCGTGGGTGATGAAGAGGATCGAGAGGCCGAGGTCGTCGCGCAGCTCCTTCAGCAGCGAGGTGATCGAGGTGGTCGATTCGGGGTCGAGCCCCGAGGTCGCTTCATCGGCCAGCAGAACCGTCGGCTTCAGGGCGAGAGCGCGGGCGATGCCGACGCGCTGGCGCTGGCCGCCGGAGAGCTGGTGAGGAAAGTAGTCGGCGCGTGCCGAGAGGCCCACGCGATCCAGAAGCTCGGCGACCCGCTTCTTCGAGTCCCGGCGGGTCACGCCCAGGTAGCCGAGCGGCAGGGCGATGTTCTCGGCTGCCGTGCGACGGCTGAACAGCCCGTCGGACTGGAAGACGGTGCCGATTCGGCGTCGAGCGGCACGCAACTGCGCCTCGCTGAGCTGGGACAGGTTCTCGCCGTTCACCACGACGGAGCCGGAGGTGGGGCGCTCGAGAAGGTTGACGCACTGCGCCAGGGTGCTCTTGCCTGCTCCACTCGGGCCCACGACGGCGAAGATCTCGCCGGGTGCCACGCTGAAGTCGAGGTTGTCGAGCACGGTCACGGCAGTATCGCCGTGACCGTAGACCTTCGTCAGCTTCTCGAGAGTGATCACGTGACCGGCACCCCGACGCGATACTGGGCACCGAGGTGCTCTTCAGGCAGGCGGTCGCCGCGTCCGTGGAGCTTGTTGCGCAGGGTGCCCTCGACGTAGTCCGTCTGGTAGGCGCCGCGCTTCTGCAGCTCGGGGATGACAAACTCGACCACGTCTTCGAAAGTGCCGGGGGTGATGGCGTAGGCCAGGTTGAACCCGTCGACGTCGGTGTCTTCCACCCACTCCTGCAGGTGGTCGGCGACCTCGGTCGGCGAGCCGACGACGAACGGGCCGAGGCCGCCGATCGCGCCGAGCTTGGCGATGTCGCGCACCTTCCACTCGCTGCCGTCTTCGTTCGCGGCCTGGAAGTTGGCGACGGTTGACTGGATCGCGTTGCTCTTGACATTGCCGATCGGCTCGTCGAGGTCGTACTGCGAGAGGTCGATGCCCATCCAGCCCGACATGAACACGAGCGCACCCTCTTCACTGGCGTAGCTCAGGTAGTCGGCATGCTTGGCCTTGGCCTTCTCGGTCGTCTCATCAACGATGATCGTGAGGAGCGTGTAGATCTTCGCGCTGTACCGGTCGCGACCGGCCGCTTCGAGAGCATCACGGATCTTGCCCACGGTCTCCTTCAGGCCGGCCTTGGTCGATGACGCTACGAAGATCGCCTCCGCGTTGCCCGCAGCGAATTCGATGCCGCGGGGCGAGGCGCCGGCCTGGTAGATCACCGGTGTGCGCTGGGTCGACGGCTCAGAGAGGTGGATGCCCGGAACGGTGAAGTGCGTGCCGTAGTGCCCGATTTCGTGCACCTTGCTCGGGTCGGTGAAGACCCCCGACTCGCGGTCGCGGATGACGGCATCGTCTTCCCACGAGCCTTCCCACAGCTTGTAGAGCACCTCGAGGTACTCGTCGGCGACGTCGTAGCGCTCGTCGTGCTCGAGCTGGTCGTCGTGACCCATGTTGCGTGCGGCGCTGGGCAGGTACCCCGTCACGACGTTCCAGCCGACGCGGCCGTTCGTGAGGTGGTCGAGCGTCGACATGCGGCGGGCGAACGGGTACGGATGCTCGTAGGCCGTGCCGGCGGTGATTCCGAACCCGAGGTTCTCGGTGACCGCGGCCATGGCCGAGACCAGCAGAATGGGGTCGTTGACCGGAACCTGCGCGCCGTGGCGGATGGCGGCCTCATTCGAGCCGCCGTAGACGTCATATGTGCCCAGCACATCGGCGATGAAGATGCCGTCGAACTTGCCGCGTTCGAGCAGTTTCGCGAGCTCGGTCCAGTAGGAGATCTGCTTGTAGCGCCACGACTGGTCCTGGGGGTGACGCCACATTCCAGAGGACTGGTGGGCGACGCAGTTCATGTCGAAGGCGTTGAAACGAATCTGTCGGGTCATGAGGCTATAGTGCGCGAGATCCGCGGGCAGTGCGCGCCGTGCTGCCACAAACCGTCACATTCCCCCCGCGCAGACCGTGCATACGGCCTCGGCAGCGCACGGTTTGCTTCGGTGTCTCGGCTTAAGCGAGCATCCCTGCCAGCCCTCACGGGACGACGGGAGAACGGGCGGAGCTGGGCCAACATCCCGGGATATCGGGCGGATGTCGGCCCTGCTCCGCCCGATCTACCGTGGCCGGCGTGTGGCTCGGGCACAGGGGCGTCAGAGGCGGAGGAGCGGGATGCCGGCCAGGGCCTCCCACGTCACGAAGACGAGTGCCGCGAGGTAGCTACCCATGACGACGCGCATGACGGTGAGTCGCGTGCCCGGGGAACGAAGCGCCCGAACCCGCGTCGACAGCAGTTCGAGGGCCGCTGCGACCAACGGGATGATCTGCAGGGCGTGCATCCCGACGAAGTGGGGAATCCGCAGGTCGCCGCCCACCGTGCTCCAGCCGAGCAGAGGCAACCCCGGCCCGCCGTCTGGCACGCCGACCGTGTGGGCGCCGACAATGCCGTGGTAGTCGGCCAGCTGCGTTGCCGTCGGGCCCGTCATGAGGAACGCGAGCCCCATGCCCACCAGGGCGATGATCAGACCGGAGCGGATTGCGAGTGTTCGGGCTAGGTCGCCCAGGTCAGTGCGGAACAGCAACACCGCCACGGGGACAGCCGCGCTCCAGACGATGACGATCGAGACGGCCATCACTGCCCAGACGGCTGTCTGCAGTGGCGTCGACACGTTGAAATGGCTCGTCGTGTCGGCAGCCGCGGCCGAGACGATGATCACGATCTCGATGGCCAGAAAGACGGCCGCCGTCGTGCCTGTCCACCAGGCGACGCGCTGGACCCGCCGCGAACCCCGCACCAATCCGATGAGCCAGGAGAGGGAGAGGGAGTAGACGAAGACCGACGTCGCGAACTTGAATGGCTTCGCCCAGAGCGGTGCCCCTGTGATGATCCGCGGGTCGGCGAAGATACCGACCAGAGACCAGACGGCGAGTGCTGCCATCGCCAGCGCTACCACGAGGAGTGGTCGGTGCCAGGTCACGCGGCGCAGCGTCAGGTTCCGGAGTGTGGAGGAGGACGAGTCGGTCGCAGAGTGAAGATCAGTCATGGCGGTCACACGGTTCCTTCCGGTGAATAGCGTTGATGGGTGACATGTTCCTGGGCGATCCGGCGAAGCGCCGCAAAGAGCGCATCGCCGAGAACGGTGCCGACGACCACCGTCTCCGCCTGCGATTCGCGCGACTGGCGCGTTTCGATCTCGTCGAGGTCGGCCTCGGCGGCGAGCAGGGCGGCAGTCTTGTAGCGGGCGAACCAGCCCCGATCATCCCGTTGGCCCACGGCCTCGAAGGTGCTGAGCACCCGGCCGGCAGCCAGACGCCCGGGATTGGTGGGCTGGTAAGCCCAATCGGAGACAAGAGTGTCGATGCGCTGCAGTGCGGAGGGGTCGAGCTGTTCGGCGTCGAGCGCCTCAGAAACAGTATTCTGTGCAATCTCGAACGTCTCGGCGAGCGTGGCGTCGGAGTAGATGGAGTCGATGACCCCACGCGCTGAGGCAACGCTCAGCCCGCCGACATCGAGGAGTGCGCGAATGAGCCGCAATCGGCGAACATGCTCCTCGTCGTAACTCGCCTGGTTGGGGCTGCTCGCGACGCCCGCCTGCAGCAGTCCTTCGCGCAGGTAGAACTTGATGGTGGCCACGGGCACTTCGGCCAAGGAACTCAACTCCGACATCTTCATAACGGATACTATAACTATCCGATAGTGTCACTGTCTATAGCTTCGCGAGACTTTTGTCGGAGATGAGCGCGTCGCCCCCCGATGCGTCGACGTGTTCGCTCTGCTCCGACGAAAGTCCTGTCTAGGCGGAGATGTCGGCCAGGCTCGGCGGGTTCGCACCAGAGCGCGACACGGTGATGGCGGCGCAGTCGATCGCGAAACTGCCGAGACGAGTGAGCGTCTCGGCGGTGAAGGCCGAGCCGTCGACGAGGGATTCGGCCGTGGTGCCTTCGCCGAGCATCCGGAGCAGCGTGTGGATCGACGCGCTCATGAAGGAGTCGCCCGCGCCGATGGTGTCTGCCACGACCACACGCCTGCCGGGCAGGTCGATGGTCGCGAGATCAGAGACGAGCAGGGCACCGGATGCCCCGCGGGTCATGATCGCAAGCGACGGCCCCAGCGTGAGAATGTGGCCGAGCACCTCGGCGGGTGCCAGTGCAGGGTAGAGCCACTCGGCGTCTTCGTCACTGAGCTTCACCACGGTGGAGAGCGCCATCAGGTCTTCGGCTGTTGATCGTGCAGCCTCGACGGCGCCGAGGAGGGATGGGCGGATGTTCGGGTCGAACGTGACGATCGTGCCCACGGGCGTTTCGGCGAGGAGGCGCCGCACGTCTGAGGCGCCCGGGGTGAGGAAGGCGGCGATCGAACCGGTGTGCACGAGTGCGGTTGCGGGCAGTTCTCTGACGAATTCGAGTGACCAGCGGATGTCGAATTCGTAGGTGGCTGCGCCGGACTCGTCGAGCAGCGCGGTACCTGTCGAGGTCGGCTCGTCGATGATGGAGCCCGGAAAGAAGGCGACGCCCGAGCCTTCGATGTGCTGCTTCAGTTCGCCCCCGCGCACGTCGCTGCCGATGCGGGTGACCAGCTCGACAGCGTCACCAAGCCGAGCCAGGCCGATGGCGACGTTCATGGGGGAGCCGCCGGGATGTTCGGAGACACCGTTCGGACTGATCACGATATCGGTCAGGGCCTCGCCGATCACGATGACCGGCCCGGCCGTTCTCGCTGGTAGTGCTGGGGCCGCTGGCTGCGCGGCGGAGTCTGATTCAGAGGTCACGGTGTCGGATCCTTTCTGCTGCGAGCATCAGGCGGGGAAGACGCCGATGGGGTCGAGCATGGTCAATTGTGACTGTCCACCGGTGATGAGGGAAGTCAGCTTTCTGTTGAACTCGAGGCCGTGAGCGCTGGCGAGGTGCGTGTCGAAGGCGAGTTGATCGCGATAGAGCTCGTAGACGAAAACCGAGTGCGGGTCGCTGGCTAGGCGATGGGGGTCGAATCGCAGATTCCCGGGTTCAGTACGCACGACCGTCGCGAATTCGTCGATGAGCGAAGACACTGCGGCAGCATTGCCGGCTGAGGCGGTGAACTCCGCGTAGAGGGCGATTGTCATGGCGAAGTGAGTGCTCTTTTCTGGGTGCGAAGCGGTGTCGCGGGTGCTGCGTGTGTGCGGATCACGGCACCGGGATGGGCCGTGAGGTCGTCGACGGAATGCCGGACGAGGAGTCTGGTCGGCAG contains:
- a CDS encoding LLM class flavin-dependent oxidoreductase, coding for MTRQIRFNAFDMNCVAHQSSGMWRHPQDQSWRYKQISYWTELAKLLERGKFDGIFIADVLGTYDVYGGSNEAAIRHGAQVPVNDPILLVSAMAAVTENLGFGITAGTAYEHPYPFARRMSTLDHLTNGRVGWNVVTGYLPSAARNMGHDDQLEHDERYDVADEYLEVLYKLWEGSWEDDAVIRDRESGVFTDPSKVHEIGHYGTHFTVPGIHLSEPSTQRTPVIYQAGASPRGIEFAAGNAEAIFVASSTKAGLKETVGKIRDALEAAGRDRYSAKIYTLLTIIVDETTEKAKAKHADYLSYASEEGALVFMSGWMGIDLSQYDLDEPIGNVKSNAIQSTVANFQAANEDGSEWKVRDIAKLGAIGGLGPFVVGSPTEVADHLQEWVEDTDVDGFNLAYAITPGTFEDVVEFVIPELQKRGAYQTDYVEGTLRNKLHGRGDRLPEEHLGAQYRVGVPVT
- a CDS encoding putative quinol monooxygenase; this translates as MTIALYAEFTASAGNAAAVSSLIDEFATVVRTEPGNLRFDPHRLASDPHSVFVYELYRDQLAFDTHLASAHGLEFNRKLTSLITGGQSQLTMLDPIGVFPA
- a CDS encoding methionine ABC transporter permease, with the protein product MSAATLASAVLANNDVPLAQIPALVLPALGETLIMVGIVMAIVVVVGVPLGAIIHNLARDGLFPNPALHSALSWIVSVGRSLPFLILMVAIIPFTRLITGTNIGIAAAVVPMSVAGIAFFTRIVENSLRSVPPSLVKVAKASGGSSFQIIRTAQLGEAVPSLIGGLTINTIAMIEYSAIAGTIGAGGIGYVAITYGYQRFDNQVMLATIIILVALVAAVQLVGDALVRLTTPHSSTASDRRFARRVARIDIESANAASPV
- a CDS encoding methionine ABC transporter ATP-binding protein gives rise to the protein MITLEKLTKVYGHGDTAVTVLDNLDFSVAPGEIFAVVGPSGAGKSTLAQCVNLLERPTSGSVVVNGENLSQLSEAQLRAARRRIGTVFQSDGLFSRRTAAENIALPLGYLGVTRRDSKKRVAELLDRVGLSARADYFPHQLSGGQRQRVGIARALALKPTVLLADEATSGLDPESTTSITSLLKELRDDLGLSILFITHEMQTVLQVADSVARLDHGHIVESGRVVDLLRDPASDLGKALNPAKPALEAAVDETTWFVSYTSAGVPADWVTRLSTELSTPVSLLGASIETINGAIVGHASVGLRASSQQAVVDAARRLGLDARLTPAESPVSQAEVRVETPAHDTEVSIRSSAASQPAGSSSAATNAADSEKEFAA
- a CDS encoding carbohydrate kinase family protein, which encodes MTSESDSAAQPAAPALPARTAGPVIVIGEALTDIVISPNGVSEHPGGSPMNVAIGLARLGDAVELVTRIGSDVRGGELKQHIEGSGVAFFPGSIIDEPTSTGTALLDESGAATYEFDIRWSLEFVRELPATALVHTGSIAAFLTPGASDVRRLLAETPVGTIVTFDPNIRPSLLGAVEAARSTAEDLMALSTVVKLSDEDAEWLYPALAPAEVLGHILTLGPSLAIMTRGASGALLVSDLATIDLPGRRVVVADTIGAGDSFMSASIHTLLRMLGEGTTAESLVDGSAFTAETLTRLGSFAIDCAAITVSRSGANPPSLADISA
- a CDS encoding MerR family transcriptional regulator — translated: MKMSELSSLAEVPVATIKFYLREGLLQAGVASSPNQASYDEEHVRRLRLIRALLDVGGLSVASARGVIDSIYSDATLAETFEIAQNTVSEALDAEQLDPSALQRIDTLVSDWAYQPTNPGRLAAGRVLSTFEAVGQRDDRGWFARYKTAALLAAEADLDEIETRQSRESQAETVVVGTVLGDALFAALRRIAQEHVTHQRYSPEGTV